Sequence from the Bremerella volcania genome:
GGATGACGTTCCAGGTCAGGTCGAATTCCCACCATTTGTGACCGTGAACGGCCATGCGGGGGTAAGCGTGATGGTTGTTGTGCCAACCTTCGCCGAAGGCCAAAAGACCAACCCACCACAGGTTGGTGCTCTTGTCGGTCGTTTCGTAGTTGCGATAGCCCCACATGTGCGTGGCTGAGTTCACGAACCAGGTGACGTGCAGCAGGATGGTCAATCGCAGGAACATCCCCCACACGACCAGCGAAACGCCGGTGTACCAGCCGCCGATCGCGTAGCCCAGACCCAGCAGACCGAAGCCAAGTGCCAGGTGCCAGAGGATGAAGGTCTTGTGCAGGAACCAGATGACCTTGTCTTTACGCAGGTCTGGACCCCAACGCATGTGCAGTTCGTCCTTTTCAGGACCGGTGTGATGTGGGAAGAGCCAGATGATGTGAGCCCACAGACCACCGTCGAGCGGCGAGTGTGGGTCGTCTTCCCCATCGCTATGAGCGTGATGCTTACGGTGCGTCGAAACCCAGTCGAGGGCCGAGCCTTCGCCGGACAACTGACCGATGAACGCCAAGGCCCACTTCACTGGCTTGGTGGTCTTGAAACCGGCATGGGTCAGGTAACGGTGGAAGCCCAGGGTCACGCCGATGCAGCCGGTCAAGTAGAACAGCACCACCGCGGCAACCAGTCCGCTCCAGGTAAAGCAGAACGGTGCTGCGAGCGCCCCCAGGTGAATCAGGCCGATCCAGCCAATAATGGGCCAGGCACCACCGTGGCGGAAACGCTGAGCATAGGGCTTCGATTGGCGCGGGCGGCTGGGATCCGATTTTTTATTTTTGCTAGGTCGCTCTTTTGTGAGATTGCTCTCACCGAGTAGCGAAGTCTTTTCGTTTTCGGTGACGATCGACATGGAAATGTCCTTATTTGCGATCCATTCGGGGGAGAGGTCCAAGTCGCGATTCTCTGGCGGCAGCTGAAGCTTCGCGGGATTGAGAAGAATTGTAAGAGGAATCGTCTCGACGAGGGTAAACGGCGTGTCGAAGCTGTGTAATAGTTGTGTAAATGCGGGCGAGAACTAGGGTTAACGCCCCTGAATCGATGAAAATTGCCCCACTCAGGTGGGGAGGTGTCTGCTAGCTGGGGTGTTTGGGTAAGTGCATCGTCGACAGCCAAGCCAAGAAACGACACGAGGGTGACCCGGTGGGGCACCCTCGCCAATTGTTAGTTTAGGAAGCGTACGCAGCGGAGGCTTACTCGGGTTTCTCTTCCTTTTTGGCTTCCTGCTTGGGCTCTTCGGTCTTCGCCTGTGGCTTGGCTTCTTCCTTTACCTCTTCCTTCTTCGGCTTGGCGTCCTTCGCTTTGGGCTCTTCTTTCTTATTCGGTTCTTCTTTCGCAGGAGCTTCCTCAGCGGTGGCTTCACTTTCCTTGGGCGGCGCGGCGGTGATTTTTTCGGTCGACCAGTCGGCGCGGTAGCGAACCATTTTGGTATCTTCCGGCACGAAGGTTGGTTCGATCGGTTCGATCTCGCGGACCCACATGTTACGGAAGCGTACCGGGTTGCCGTGAAACTGTAGGCTGATGCTTTCGGCGTCCTTGTGGCGGTCGTATGCCGGCGGCTTGTGCCAGTTGGTGCTGCCACGGATCGGGTAGCTGTTTTGCACCAGCACCCCGTTATGAATCACCGTGATGCGAGCCGGAGCGACGACGTCTCCCTTTTCGTTGCGGATCGGCTTGGTGAAGACGATGTCGTACGTGTTCCACTCGCCGGGCTTCTTCATCGCGTTGACCATCGGGGGCGACTGCTTGTAAACGGCACCCGCCTGGCCATCGAAGTAGGTCGTATTGTCGTACGAATCGAGGATCTGAACCTCGTAGTGTCCCATCAGAAACACGCCGCTGTTACCGCGTCCCTGGCCACTTCCTTTGACTTCATCCGGCGCGGCCCATTCCATGTGCAGCTGAATGTCGCCGAACTTCTGCTTGGTGTTGATTCCCCCCTTGGCTGCCGTGGCGACGCCGTCCTCAAACTTCCACTTTTCACCTCCATTCCAGGCCGACATGCCGTCGGTGCCGATCAGAACGATCGCGTCCGAAGGAGGATCCGAGGGCTTCTCGCCGGGGGTGATGACCTTCGGTTCGGGCCACTCGATACCACTTTTGAACTCTTGACCACAGGCAACCGAGGCCACAGCGAGGCAACAAACCAAGGAAATAAAACTACGCATCGACATCAGATGTCCTCTTCGGGGTGGGTGATTTTTGCAACAATACGAGAAGGGTAACCGTTGCGGACGTGATCCCCTATTCTAACTTGCCCCGTTTTGAAAAACGATAGGTTGGCCTCGGGCCCCGATTTCCCCGGAAAAAGCATGCTGAAAGAGATTAGCTGCCCCGATTGTCACTGGCACCGGCTGGTCGGAACGGCCGAGAAGCTGTGCCTGCTGCACCAGGTCGGGATGCTTCGCCGCGAGGAAAATCCCGACCAAGCCATCATCGAAGAGCTGTTCCAGCGCAGCAGCCGCAAGCTGACCTGTGGCGAGTGCGGCCGAGTCGGGCTGCGGATCGATTTCCCTCGTGACGAAGAGGAAGACTGGGGAGATGGCCGCGTCTGCCAACAGTGCCGTAAGACGATCCCGCCCGAGCGGCTCGAGGTCTTCCCCGATACCAAGATCTGCGTTGCCTGCCAGCAGAAAGATGACGACGGCCACGACGACACCCAGCCCGATTTTTGTCCCAGGTGCGGAGAGATTATGATATCTGGCACCTCTCGCGGCGGCGGACTGACGCGTTATCGCTTGCGTTGCCCCCGTTGCGGCTGACCTTACCTGAACACTTATTTCCGAGAAGATTGAATGTCGCGATTCCTGCTACTTGTTTTCGCCGCCTTGCTGACCGGCTGTTTCGTCAAACCTCCCAGCCAGGAAACACAGCGCGCCGAACCTTCGTTCGAGCGGCAACTGCTTGACGTCTCGTCGGCCGCGACCGATAGCATTCACGTGTCGGACTCGGCCGTGCCGCTGCAACAACTACAGCACCTGACCCAGGCCACCGATCTACGCGAGGTTCGCCTGGATCAAACCCCAGTGACGGATGAAGAAGCAGAGATCATCGCCTCGATTCCAACGCTCAAGATCGTCAACTTGCCGATGAGTGAACTGACGGACGAAGGGATCGCGAAGATCGCTTCCTTGCCGAAATTGGAACTGCTGCGCGTCGGCTCGCCGAAGATCACCGACGCAGGCATCGCCAAGGTTAGCGAAAGCCCTACGATTCTTTACCTGCATTTGCTCAACAGTCCGGTGACCGATGACGCGGTCGATGCGATCGCGGCCATGCAGCAGCTCGAATCGTTCTACGCGGACGGCACCCAACTGACCGACGACGGCATGTCGAAGCTGGTCAAGGCACGCCCGAAACTGCACATCCATTTCAACGACCTGCATCCGGCCGGCAGCCACGCCGATCATTCGCACGATCACGATCATCACGACCATGATCACAGTCATGACCATGGCGATCACGACCACAAGCACTAATGCCCAGGCGACTTGATTTCCTGGTAATTGCTTGCGATAACCAGACGGCCGCGCTATTCCCCCTTCCAACCAACCTTTCCCTCGAAGTGATGAACTATGGCCCGCGACTTGTCTGAACTGCATGAACTTGCCACCGATTTGTTTGCCTGGCCCGCCAATGCCGCTGGCTGGGACCAGTATCGACTCACCCAAGAGCAAGTCGATTTCTTCAACGAAGAAGGCTACCTGGCCGGCGTGAAGATCTTGGATGAGAAGCAGATAGAAACGCTGCGCGGTGAACTGGCCGAGTTCTTCGAAGCGGATCACGAAGGCCGAGAGCTATGGTACGAGTACCACACCAACGAATCGACCACGCCGGAGACGGTCCTGTTTCATGCCCTGGGCGCGTGGCGTCTGCGTCCTGCATTTCATGACGTCCTGTGGGCTCCTGGCTTCGTGATGGCGGCCAGCCAACTGCTGGGTGGTCCGGTCCGTTTCTGGCACGATCAGCTCTTCTGCAAGCCCGCCAAGCATGGCGGCGTGGTGGCCTGGCACCAAGATTATTCGTACTGGACGCGAACCAAGCCGATCGCGCACCTGACCTGTTGGATCGGTCTGGACGATGCCACCAACGACAACGGTTGCGTGCAGTACATACCCGGTAGTCACAAGTGGGATCTACTGCCGATCACCGGCCTGGCCGGCAACATGGAAGCCATCCGCGAGGTGCTGACCGACCAGCAATGGGAGCAGTTTCAGCATCCGGTCGGTGCCGAGCTGAAAGCAGGCCAAGCGACCTTCCATCATCCGCTGATGGTGCATGGCTCGTTTGAAAATCGCATCAATCGCCCGCGCCGCGCGACGGTGATCAATGCATTTCGCGATGGGGTCGTCAGCGACAAGAACGAGGAACTGCTCACCGGCGTGCCACCGATTCCGCAAGGTCAGAAGATGGAAGGACAGTTCTTTCCGCTGCTGTTCGACCCGGCCAGCATCGGCTAAACCGAAAAGTTTCTTGTCATTTTTCCGGAACGTTCCTACGATACGAATGGTCTCTTCTGGAAGAGCTTTTCGTGTTCGTTGGGCATCTCGGGAGTTCGTGGCATGGGGCATCATCCCCGCAGAATCGTATCGGTATTGTTCTCGGCTGCCGTTGTATTGGCAGGCAGCCTGACCTGGTCGGCCTGCCAGGTCGCGGCCGCGAATGCCCAAGAGGTGATCGACCAGCTTCTCCGCGAAGGTTGGCAGGTCGGCCCCGATGGCATGGCCGCTGCGCGGCAGGGAACCGCATCGGCACGCCAGCTGCAAGATGCCGACGCCCTGTATGCCGCCGGCCTGGCGCTGTTGCGGCATCATCAATACGACGATGCGGCCGAGGTATTTCAGGCCGCGATCGAAGTCGACCCGAAACATTACCGCAGCTGGCGAGCACTCATCTGGATTCGCACGCTGCAGGAAAAGTTTGACGCGGCGCTGGTCCAGGTGCAGCGATTGGCCAAGCAGCTACCGGCCAGTGAGCTTACCGGCCAGGACGAAGCGAAAGTCTTGGAGACGGTTCGCCTGCTGGGGCGCTTGTTCGGCTTCTACGAAGGTCCGCGATCGGGCGATGTATCGGCGGCGCTGGTAACCCGCGCGCGAGATGCGATCCGTCCCGCCCTGGTCGGTCAGCGGCAGACCGAATTCGATAACAACTATCAAGACGTTGCAACGCTGTTCACCTCGTCGACGACCGAGCAGCAAGATGCCAAGGACGACGCCAAGCTGAAGGAGCAGATGGAGAAGCAGAATAATCAGCAGCAGCTAGAGGTCCGCCGAAAACAGATCGAAGTCGACACGCAGCAGGCCACCGATCAGATCGACAAACTGCGCAGCGAGTGGATTCAGGAAGAACAACGCTTCACCCAGCTGGAAGGTCCGCTGAACGTCTCCATTTCGCAGCTCGAGTCGCAGCAGAGCGTCATACGCCGCGAGCTGGCCATCTTGATTGACGACGTCTTTCGCCTGACTGAAGAGCGCCGACAGACGACCGATCCGGTGCGCAAAGACCGCTTGGACCGCGAGATCTTCCGACTCGAACGATTGATCAACGATTACGAACGCGACCTGGCCCTGGTTCAGGCCGAAGGGCGACGGCTGGTTGCCAGTCGTGATGTTTTGCGAACCCGCCAATTGCAAACACAGCAGCGGTTCGAGGCCGAGATCAAACAGCATGCCGATCGTAAGCAAGATTTGGAACGAGCCGAGAAACGCCTTTCGCTAGAGACCCGTCGCAACAATCGGCCGGCCACTGGCAACTCAGCGAAGGTGCGCGTTCTTTCTGCTAAGACGTCCAGCATTCGTACCTACCACGACTTTCCGTTGGAAGTCGAACGCTTGACGCTGTTGGGCCCCTAGTTGCAGGTGCAGACGGCTTCTGGCTGCTTGGCCAGTTCGACCTCGCAGATACGCCGCAGGATTTCTTCCTCGGTGATCACCCCGTGGTATTCTTCCCCCCGCGGGCAGATCATGACTGCGTTGATCTGCTGCTCGTACATCGTCGCGGCAGCATGACCCAAGGTGCACGTTCGTTGCAGGCAACTGGTCGTTTTCAACAAGTCGATCGCTTTGTACGATTTGCCGGTCTGCCCGTCGAACAGTGATCGAGCCATTTGCCGACAACAGTCGCGGCGGAGATCCCGGTTCGTGATGACCCCCAGCGGACAATCGCCTTGGACGACCAAGACGTACGAGAGGCCCTTTTCTAGGAACATTCTGCGGACGTCGTCGATCGGGGTATTGCTTTCTACAAGCTGAGGTTCACTGTCGTATGCCTGCTGGATGGCCATATCGTGTACGACATGCGAACTGTAAGCAAACTCACGAGTGAAGTCGGTCGTCGTTACGATTCCCGATAGAACGCCATCTTTGGTAACCGGCAAACAGTGGATGCCCCGCTCAAGGATCCGGGCTAAAGCCTCTCGAGGGCTGCCCGAATAGTCGATCGTTTCTACGTTTCGCTTCATGAAACTGCTGATGGGTACCTGGTAGTTTTTGCGGCACTGTTCCAGGGATACATTGGCAATGTAACGCTCGGTGGCAGCCTGGATGATGTCTTGATCCGATACGATTCCGACGACGCGCTGCTGATCGTCGACAACCGGCCAATGATGAAAGCCGGTGCTGTAGAGCCGCTCGAGGAGTTCGTCGAGCATAACGTCTTCGTGAACGCTAATCGGATTAAACGTGACCAGCGTTTCCATGCCCCGTGCCAAGAACGAATGACTAACGACCATGTCCATTTCTGTCCCGAAAGGTATGCGCGTGTGGTAATTCTCAACTTTTGAAACTTACTGCTTTACCCGTGCTTTCATCGGCACTTTGTCTGTTAGATGAGGCCAATTCTGGGGGGGAAATGTCGGTTGGTGCCGGTTGTAACGAAGATGCATCCCTCTGGCAGGGAATCCGTTGTGGATGCCCGAGAGTTACGGCAGGACTAAAGTCCGCCAACGCGTGATATCACGAAGCGTGCGCGAAGCGCATCGCACCCATATCTACAGCGAACCAAGAAAACGTTTCGGCAGCGATCCATGGATGTAGAGTCCACTGACCCCTGCCGAAGACGAAGTTCTTCATACTACTGGATTACCCGAAGAATGACCTCACAGGCAACCTTCGGATTACTTCTTCGCGTCGATCATGCCGCGGTTTTTCAGCCACAGATAGCACAGATTGCCCCACTCGGAAGTGCCAGGGATCGACTTGGCCAGGCCCACGCCGTGACGCCCTTTCTCGAAGACGTGCATCTCGGCCGGGACTTTGTTCTTAATCAAAGCCAGGTAGAAGACGACACTGTTTTCCGGTGGCACGCCGGTGTCTTCGGTGGTGTGAAAGAGGAACGTCGGCGGCGTGTCGGAAGTGACCTGCAGTTCGCTCGACATCGACTGGACCAACTCTTTGTCAGCATCGTCACCCAACAGGTTGCGCTGCGAGCCCTTGTGCGTGTACGGCTGATCGAACGCGATCACTGGGTAGCACAGAATGGCAAAGTCAGGTCGGCAACTGACGCGGTCGATCGGGTCTTTCGCATCGGGGTTGCCTGCGTCGAAGTGAGTTGCTGCGGACGATGCCAGGTGACCGCCGGCTGAAAAGCCCTGGATGCCGATACGGTTAGGATCGACGCCATATTCTTCGGCCCGGGCACGCACGGTGCGGATGGCCCGTTGGGCGTCTTGCAGCGGAATGGGGTGCTTGTAGCCGCGGCCCGAGTGACGATATTCCAGCACGAACGCGGCCACGCCACGGTCGTTCCAGAAGTCCGCGATATCGACCCCTTCGTGCCCAACCGCCAAATGGCCGTAGCCGCCCCCAGGAAAGACAACCACCGCGCAGCCGGTATTGATCTCGGAGGCTGGCAGGTAGGTGGTCAGCGTGGGGATGTCCTTTTCTTCGGTTCCCTTGGCACCAGGGGCACCATCTTTCCACAGCGGGGCCTTCTTACCTTCGGCGGCCCAAACGGCTGAGGAAGAGAGGAACAACACAAGGCAGCACGACGCTAGATTCTTCAGCATGATGGTCTCCACAGGTGAAATCGGTGAGGCAGGGGCCGAGTTTGGCAGGTTTGGCGGTCAAGCGGGATGCAATTCGCCACGGCTCATGGTAATTTATATTACTCCGAAACAATAGTTTCGCTTGATGACCTGTCCGTTATCCTCCCCCCCGACCCTCCTCTACCAAAGGACTCGCTGTGCGAAAAAGTCTGCTTGCCGTAACCTCTGTGGTTCTCGCATTGGCCACCGTGACCTCCGCTTACACGTTTTATCGCCTGGCCGGGACCGGCGAGAAAATGACCTCCGCCGCAGGGGCCCTGGTCGAGTCGCTCGATGCGGAGCAGAAGAAAGTGATGCTCTATCCGTACGATAGCGAGCAACGCCTCGGCTGGCACTTCATCCCCAAGGACCAGCGCAAGGGCCTGCAGATGAAGCACATGACCGAAGATCAACGCAAGATGACGCACGCCTTGCTGCAGTCCGCGCTCAGCGAAGTCGGTTACAACAAAACCACCGAAATCATCTCCCTGGAAGCCCTGCTGAAGCACATTCAGACGAAGGGCCCGATTCGGGATACCGAGCGATACTACGTGACCATCTTCGGCGAGCCGAAGGCCGATAGCCGTTGGGGCCTGAGTTTCGAAGGGCACCACCTCTCGCTCAACTTCGTCGTCGAAGGAGACAAGGTCGTTTCGTCGACGCCGCAGTTCTTCGCCACCAACCCGGCTGAAGTCAAAGAGCAAGTCCTCGAAGGTTACCCCAAGGGGATGGAAGTGCTGAAGGCCGAAGAAGAAGTTGCCTTTACGCTGGTGAACTCGCTGGCCAAGGAACAGCTCGAAAAGGCCGTGATCGCCGAGAAGTGCCCCGCCGAGATCCGCAACGCCGGCCAGCCGCACCCGCCGCAAACGGCTGCCGAAGGGATTGCCTGGAGCAACTTGAACGCCGATCAAAAGGCCACGCTGAAGAAGCTGATCGAAACGTACGTCTCGGCCATGCCACAGGACGTAGCCGCCAAGCGCTACGCCGATCTGGAAGCCGCTGGCTGGGACGGCATTCACTTTGCCTGGGCGGGTGGTTTCAAGGATGGCATTCCGCATTACTATCGTGTTCAAGGCGAAACGTTTCTGATTGAATTCGTCAACGCTCAGCCGGACGTCTCAGGCAACCCGGCCAATCACATTCACTGCGTATGGCGTGACATGCGAGGCGACTTCGCTTTGTCGGCGAAGTAACGCGTCGTTGGTCATTCCATCCGAACGGAATTGATGATGGAAAGTTTGTGTGTCTTTTGCGGGTCGGCATCCGGAAGCCGGCCTGTCTATGCTCAAGCCGCCAGCCAACTGGGCCGCATGATGGCCGAGCGCAAGATCAAACTGATCTACGGCGGCGGTAAAGTTGGCATGATGGGCGCGCTGGCCGATTCCGTCCTTGAGGCCGGCGGCGAAGTGATCGGCGTAATCCCCGGGGCCCTCGTCGAGCGAGAACTGGCCCACCACGGCGTGACCGACCTGATCGTCGTCGACTCGATGCACCAGCGCAAAGCGAAGATGTCGGACTTGTCCGACGGCTTCCTCGCCCTCCCAGGCGGGTACGGCACGCTGGAAGAACTGTTTGAGGTGATCACCTGGGCTCAGCTTGGCTTTCACAGCAAGCCATGCGGACTGTTAAACATCGAAGGCTTCTTCGATCCTCTGCTGGCCATGCTCGACCAGGCCACCGACCAACAGTTCATGTCTGCCGACTGTCGCGGCCTGCTGCTGACCTCCGACGATCCCGCGGAGGCGCTACAACAACTCATCGCCGCCCACCCGCACGAACAACCGCGGTGGATTGATCGGTCGGAGACGTGAGGATGGCGCCAACCGTCTACGTAATCGCAGGCCCAAACGGAGCCGGCAAGACCACGTTCGCCTCGAAGTTCCTGCCTGACTTCGTCCACTGCAAAGAGTTCCTCAACGCCGACCTGATCGCCGCCGGTCTTTCACCGTTCGATCCAGAATCGCAGAGTGTGGCGGCAGGGAAGATCATGCTTCAACGGATGGATGAGCTGACGAGTAAAAGAGAAAATTTCAGCTTCGAGAGCACCCTCTCTGGGCGTGGCTATATTAAGAAGTTTGATTCTCTCCGAGAGCGGGGCTATGAAATCGAAATCTTTTTCTTGTGGTTGCCAAGCGAAGATGAAGCCGTAGAACGAGTTGCCAATCGTGTTCAACAAGGCGGGCACAATATTCCTGAACCAGTTATCCGTCGAAGGTATAATTCGGGAATACGAAACTTTTGGATGGCTTATCGACAAATCGCGGACAGATGGCATTTGTATGACAACTCCGGCGTCCCCCCATATCGTATTGCCAGATCAGTGGCGGGGAAGTTACAAGTAATTCAGCAAGCACCCTACGGCAAGTTTGAGCAATTCGCGGAGGGCATTTGATGATCGAGAAAACAAGTGACATTTCGGAACTCGCGGATGCTGCTTTCAGGGCTGCCTCACTCGATGTCATCGAAACATGCAAACGAACAAAGACGCCGCTTCTGACACGTATCGATGGCGTTCCCATGTCGATCCCGTACGATCAAATCGAAAAGTACATCGACGTAGAAGCCCTGCGAAAGCAAGTCGAACAAGAACGCCCCGAGAAACAATAATCCCGTAGGGTTAACGCACCAGCGTCAAACCGGTCGGCAGGCTCTCTCCGAAGATCTGCGACTGTTCTTCTTCATCCAGCTGACCCCCTTCCCGCACGATGCGGACCCAGTGCTCGGTTGCTTTCTGCTTCTCGAGCCACGCGGCGGCTTCGTCGCGGGCACCTTCGGCCAGGTCGCGGTAGCGGTCGTCGGTCCGGCGGGCTAGTTGCATCACGGCCAGTAGGTCGGCTCGGTCGGTCGTCTTCTGCGTGGTGATCGCTTTGAGCCACTGGGCGGCGATCTCTTTCGGGACCAGCGTATTGAGCGGCCCGTATACCGGCGTGCGGGTTCCCAGTCGGCCGATCGTCCAGGCCATCGCTCCGCGGGCCGGTTCCAGTTTCTTCTTGCCCAACAGGTCGACCAGCATGCGGCCGATCTCGGTTTTCTCTTGGGCTCCCAAAAGTTCCAAGCTTCCCAGCAGACGCCACGCTTCGATCGCTTGTTGCGGAGTGAACGTCGCGGCGGCTGTGGTTCCGCCGCCACCGCTGGTCATGCGCTTGTGCATCGCGCGGGTCGCGACCAGAAGTGGTTCGGCGATCGCTAGCTGCTGTCCTCGATTGAGCCCCCCGGCAATCCGTCGCCATAGAATCAGCGACTGATTGCGGCAGTTATCGTCGTTGTGCAGCACCTTGCCTTGCAGTAGCTTCCACGTCTCGGAGACTCGCCAGTCGTCGAGCGCCAGGCCATACCCAGGCCGCAAGCAGTAGCCTGTGAGATTCAGCCAGCGCGACTCGTGCGTGGGACTTTTGCCGCGGCCGGACTCCAGGTCCATCAGGTGTTCCCACATTCGCCGCAGCAGCGAAGTCGGCCACTCGTCGCGGCCCATCCCCAAAGCCGCATCCAAATCTTTGATCAACGGCTGCGGCTTGCGGGTTGCCTCGTTGCCGAACGTTTCATTGAGTACCTGAGCCGCGTCGTTCCATAGCGACTCAT
This genomic interval carries:
- a CDS encoding CBS domain-containing protein, coding for MVVSHSFLARGMETLVTFNPISVHEDVMLDELLERLYSTGFHHWPVVDDQQRVVGIVSDQDIIQAATERYIANVSLEQCRKNYQVPISSFMKRNVETIDYSGSPREALARILERGIHCLPVTKDGVLSGIVTTTDFTREFAYSSHVVHDMAIQQAYDSEPQLVESNTPIDDVRRMFLEKGLSYVLVVQGDCPLGVITNRDLRRDCCRQMARSLFDGQTGKSYKAIDLLKTTSCLQRTCTLGHAAATMYEQQINAVMICPRGEEYHGVITEEEILRRICEVELAKQPEAVCTCN
- a CDS encoding acyl-CoA desaturase, which encodes MSIVTENEKTSLLGESNLTKERPSKNKKSDPSRPRQSKPYAQRFRHGGAWPIIGWIGLIHLGALAAPFCFTWSGLVAAVVLFYLTGCIGVTLGFHRYLTHAGFKTTKPVKWALAFIGQLSGEGSALDWVSTHRKHHAHSDGEDDPHSPLDGGLWAHIIWLFPHHTGPEKDELHMRWGPDLRKDKVIWFLHKTFILWHLALGFGLLGLGYAIGGWYTGVSLVVWGMFLRLTILLHVTWFVNSATHMWGYRNYETTDKSTNLWWVGLLAFGEGWHNNHHAYPRMAVHGHKWWEFDLTWNVIRGLRMCGVIWDVVDYKQKTKDGTIKV
- a CDS encoding TraR/DksA C4-type zinc finger protein: MLKEISCPDCHWHRLVGTAEKLCLLHQVGMLRREENPDQAIIEELFQRSSRKLTCGECGRVGLRIDFPRDEEEDWGDGRVCQQCRKTIPPERLEVFPDTKICVACQQKDDDGHDDTQPDFCPRCGEIMISGTSRGGGLTRYRLRCPRCG
- a CDS encoding alpha/beta hydrolase; protein product: MLKNLASCCLVLFLSSSAVWAAEGKKAPLWKDGAPGAKGTEEKDIPTLTTYLPASEINTGCAVVVFPGGGYGHLAVGHEGVDIADFWNDRGVAAFVLEYRHSGRGYKHPIPLQDAQRAIRTVRARAEEYGVDPNRIGIQGFSAGGHLASSAATHFDAGNPDAKDPIDRVSCRPDFAILCYPVIAFDQPYTHKGSQRNLLGDDADKELVQSMSSELQVTSDTPPTFLFHTTEDTGVPPENSVVFYLALIKNKVPAEMHVFEKGRHGVGLAKSIPGTSEWGNLCYLWLKNRGMIDAKK
- a CDS encoding 3-keto-disaccharide hydrolase, coding for MSMRSFISLVCCLAVASVACGQEFKSGIEWPEPKVITPGEKPSDPPSDAIVLIGTDGMSAWNGGEKWKFEDGVATAAKGGINTKQKFGDIQLHMEWAAPDEVKGSGQGRGNSGVFLMGHYEVQILDSYDNTTYFDGQAGAVYKQSPPMVNAMKKPGEWNTYDIVFTKPIRNEKGDVVAPARITVIHNGVLVQNSYPIRGSTNWHKPPAYDRHKDAESISLQFHGNPVRFRNMWVREIEPIEPTFVPEDTKMVRYRADWSTEKITAAPPKESEATAEEAPAKEEPNKKEEPKAKDAKPKKEEVKEEAKPQAKTEEPKQEAKKEEKPE
- a CDS encoding tetratricopeptide repeat protein is translated as MGHHPRRIVSVLFSAAVVLAGSLTWSACQVAAANAQEVIDQLLREGWQVGPDGMAAARQGTASARQLQDADALYAAGLALLRHHQYDDAAEVFQAAIEVDPKHYRSWRALIWIRTLQEKFDAALVQVQRLAKQLPASELTGQDEAKVLETVRLLGRLFGFYEGPRSGDVSAALVTRARDAIRPALVGQRQTEFDNNYQDVATLFTSSTTEQQDAKDDAKLKEQMEKQNNQQQLEVRRKQIEVDTQQATDQIDKLRSEWIQEEQRFTQLEGPLNVSISQLESQQSVIRRELAILIDDVFRLTEERRQTTDPVRKDRLDREIFRLERLINDYERDLALVQAEGRRLVASRDVLRTRQLQTQQRFEAEIKQHADRKQDLERAEKRLSLETRRNNRPATGNSAKVRVLSAKTSSIRTYHDFPLEVERLTLLGP
- a CDS encoding leucine-rich repeat domain-containing protein; protein product: MSRFLLLVFAALLTGCFVKPPSQETQRAEPSFERQLLDVSSAATDSIHVSDSAVPLQQLQHLTQATDLREVRLDQTPVTDEEAEIIASIPTLKIVNLPMSELTDEGIAKIASLPKLELLRVGSPKITDAGIAKVSESPTILYLHLLNSPVTDDAVDAIAAMQQLESFYADGTQLTDDGMSKLVKARPKLHIHFNDLHPAGSHADHSHDHDHHDHDHSHDHGDHDHKH
- a CDS encoding DUF3500 domain-containing protein; this encodes MRKSLLAVTSVVLALATVTSAYTFYRLAGTGEKMTSAAGALVESLDAEQKKVMLYPYDSEQRLGWHFIPKDQRKGLQMKHMTEDQRKMTHALLQSALSEVGYNKTTEIISLEALLKHIQTKGPIRDTERYYVTIFGEPKADSRWGLSFEGHHLSLNFVVEGDKVVSSTPQFFATNPAEVKEQVLEGYPKGMEVLKAEEEVAFTLVNSLAKEQLEKAVIAEKCPAEIRNAGQPHPPQTAAEGIAWSNLNADQKATLKKLIETYVSAMPQDVAAKRYADLEAAGWDGIHFAWAGGFKDGIPHYYRVQGETFLIEFVNAQPDVSGNPANHIHCVWRDMRGDFALSAK
- a CDS encoding zeta toxin family protein, producing the protein MAPTVYVIAGPNGAGKTTFASKFLPDFVHCKEFLNADLIAAGLSPFDPESQSVAAGKIMLQRMDELTSKRENFSFESTLSGRGYIKKFDSLRERGYEIEIFFLWLPSEDEAVERVANRVQQGGHNIPEPVIRRRYNSGIRNFWMAYRQIADRWHLYDNSGVPPYRIARSVAGKLQVIQQAPYGKFEQFAEGI
- a CDS encoding LOG family protein, which produces MMESLCVFCGSASGSRPVYAQAASQLGRMMAERKIKLIYGGGKVGMMGALADSVLEAGGEVIGVIPGALVERELAHHGVTDLIVVDSMHQRKAKMSDLSDGFLALPGGYGTLEELFEVITWAQLGFHSKPCGLLNIEGFFDPLLAMLDQATDQQFMSADCRGLLLTSDDPAEALQQLIAAHPHEQPRWIDRSET
- a CDS encoding phytanoyl-CoA dioxygenase family protein — encoded protein: MARDLSELHELATDLFAWPANAAGWDQYRLTQEQVDFFNEEGYLAGVKILDEKQIETLRGELAEFFEADHEGRELWYEYHTNESTTPETVLFHALGAWRLRPAFHDVLWAPGFVMAASQLLGGPVRFWHDQLFCKPAKHGGVVAWHQDYSYWTRTKPIAHLTCWIGLDDATNDNGCVQYIPGSHKWDLLPITGLAGNMEAIREVLTDQQWEQFQHPVGAELKAGQATFHHPLMVHGSFENRINRPRRATVINAFRDGVVSDKNEELLTGVPPIPQGQKMEGQFFPLLFDPASIG